A window from Mycobacterium saskatchewanense encodes these proteins:
- a CDS encoding PE family protein yields MSWVIAAPEYVAAAASDLANIGSTIDSANSAASGPITSVPAPGADEVSAGIAALFDAHSQVYQAISAQAAAFHAQFVQLMNGGAAQYAATEAANASPLQTTQPGALSPNAAGQALSSAQPMVTSAAAPASAAASLPASAASAAGGSAHAAPVAAVAPAAAVPPPAVASVPPVGVAPAASAALSSTGAPASPLQPATSTYAAAATGEPAAPLPEAVATPVTAVPTETPEIVQAATAATPLPVTPVTAAPQSTQSFRPATGPYSPAAAEEQPMPYST; encoded by the coding sequence ATGTCATGGGTGATTGCGGCACCGGAGTACGTGGCCGCCGCCGCCAGCGACTTGGCGAACATCGGGTCGACTATCGACTCGGCCAACTCGGCGGCGTCCGGCCCGATCACGAGCGTGCCCGCACCCGGCGCTGACGAGGTTTCCGCCGGCATTGCCGCTCTGTTCGACGCCCATTCGCAGGTCTACCAGGCGATCAGCGCCCAGGCTGCGGCTTTCCACGCACAGTTTGTGCAGCTCATGAACGGCGGCGCGGCGCAGTATGCGGCCACCGAGGCCGCTAACGCCTCTCCCCTGCAGACCACCCAGCCCGGCGCCCTGAGCCCGAACGCGGCCGGCCAGGCGCTGTCCAGCGCGCAGCCGATGGTCACCAGCGCGGCCGCGCCGGCCTCCGCGGCGGCCAGCCTGCCGGCTTCGGCGGCGAGCGCGGCCGGCGGATCGGCGCACGCCGCTCCGGTCGCCGCAGTTGCACCGGCCGCCGCGGTCCCGCCCCCGGCGGTCGCCTCGGTGCCACCGGTCGGAGTAGCGCCCGCGGCCTCGGCAGCCCTCAGCTCGACCGGCGCGCCGGCGTCACCGCTGCAGCCGGCGACTTCGACCTATGCGGCCGCGGCGACGGGCGAGCCGGCGGCCCCGCTGCCCGAAGCCGTCGCGACGCCCGTCACCGCGGTGCCCACGGAAACGCCGGAGATCGTCCAGGCGGCCACCGCGGCGACACCGCTGCCGGTGACGCCGGTCACCGCGGCACCCCAGTCCACGCAGTCCTTCCGGCCGGCAACCGGCCCCTACTCCCCGGCCGCGGCCGAGGAGCAACCGATGCCGTATTCGACCTGA
- a CDS encoding MFS transporter, with product MVDILSGPDQRSDAVSIGGSPRARNWTLAVACMGVGLVVASMTALNTALGDLAVATSATQSQLNWIVDGYTVALACLLLPAGAIGDRYGRRGALLLGLVVFALGSIAPAILHHPTQIIAARAVAGAGAAFVMPATLSLLTVAYPKEERVKAVGIWAGTAGSGAVLGMLGSGALLHFWDWHAIFWSLGVVGLVIFALACTVASSRDSGAPRIDSAGALLIGAALAIAVAAILEAPTRGWGDPLVWGGIVAGAVLAVVFGVVELQKQHPLLDVRLFGDPAFATGVASIVVLFGATFGFFYLGMQYVQQIMGYSPLMTAVAFTPFMVPLGIFSALSFWYVPRFGLRLVIFVGTLLMAVGFASMHMLDLHTSYLELAWPTLILSTGIGLCTAPTTSAIMGAVSDEKQGVASAVNDASREMGGALGIAVAGSILAGRYSRELSPKLVQFPAPVRGPATDSLAKAVEVADRLGPQGRQLAELSKAAFMASLHASTTALAVLVAVAAVLIGLWAPGRGGRQLRWVGRVRPGKHRA from the coding sequence ATGGTCGACATCCTCAGCGGGCCTGACCAGCGTAGTGATGCGGTAAGCATCGGCGGAAGCCCCCGGGCCCGAAACTGGACCCTGGCGGTTGCCTGCATGGGCGTCGGGCTCGTGGTCGCCTCCATGACTGCCCTGAACACCGCGCTGGGCGACCTCGCCGTGGCCACCTCGGCGACACAGTCCCAGCTCAACTGGATCGTCGACGGTTATACCGTCGCCCTGGCATGCCTGCTGCTGCCCGCGGGGGCGATCGGCGACCGCTACGGACGGCGCGGCGCGTTGCTCCTCGGCCTCGTGGTCTTCGCGCTCGGCTCGATCGCCCCGGCGATCCTGCATCACCCGACGCAGATCATCGCGGCGCGCGCCGTGGCCGGTGCCGGTGCCGCGTTCGTGATGCCAGCCACGCTTTCGCTGCTGACGGTCGCCTATCCCAAGGAGGAACGGGTCAAGGCCGTGGGCATCTGGGCCGGCACGGCCGGCTCGGGCGCCGTCCTCGGAATGCTGGGATCCGGTGCACTGCTCCACTTTTGGGATTGGCACGCCATCTTCTGGTCGCTCGGGGTCGTTGGCCTGGTGATCTTCGCCCTGGCCTGCACGGTCGCCTCCTCCCGGGATAGCGGCGCGCCGCGGATCGACTCGGCGGGCGCCCTCCTGATCGGGGCCGCGCTCGCAATCGCCGTCGCCGCCATTCTGGAGGCACCGACCCGCGGGTGGGGAGACCCGCTGGTCTGGGGCGGAATCGTCGCGGGCGCGGTGCTGGCCGTGGTCTTCGGTGTCGTCGAACTCCAGAAGCAGCACCCGCTGCTGGACGTGCGACTGTTCGGCGACCCTGCGTTCGCCACGGGGGTGGCGTCGATCGTCGTGCTGTTCGGTGCGACGTTCGGCTTCTTCTACCTCGGCATGCAATACGTACAGCAGATCATGGGTTACTCGCCGCTGATGACGGCTGTCGCCTTCACGCCGTTCATGGTGCCGCTGGGCATCTTTTCCGCGCTGTCGTTCTGGTACGTGCCGAGGTTCGGGCTGCGGCTGGTGATCTTCGTCGGCACGCTGCTGATGGCGGTGGGATTCGCCAGCATGCACATGCTCGACCTCCATACGTCGTATCTCGAATTGGCTTGGCCCACACTGATCCTCAGCACGGGCATCGGTTTGTGCACGGCTCCCACGACGTCGGCGATCATGGGTGCGGTTTCCGACGAGAAGCAAGGCGTCGCCTCCGCGGTGAACGACGCCTCCCGCGAAATGGGCGGAGCGCTCGGCATCGCCGTGGCCGGTTCGATCCTGGCCGGACGCTATTCGCGAGAGCTGTCCCCCAAGCTGGTGCAGTTCCCCGCACCGGTCCGCGGCCCGGCCACCGATTCGCTCGCCAAAGCAGTCGAGGTGGCCGACAGGCTCGGCCCGCAGGGGCGCCAACTGGCCGAGCTGAGCAAAGCCGCGTTCATGGCCTCGCTGCACGCCTCGACGACCGCACTGGCCGTCCTGGTCGCCGTCGCCGCGGTCCTGATCGGGCTGTGGGCGCCGGGGCGCGGCGGCCGCCAACTGCGCTGGGTCGGCCGGGTGCGCCCGGGCAAGCACCGGGCCTGA
- the mftA gene encoding mycofactocin precursor MftA (Mycofactocin is a small molecule electron carrier derived from the final two amino acids, Val-Tyr, of MftA, the mycofactocin precursor. It plays a role in redox homeostasis and the metabolism of alcohols and aldehydes in Actinobacteria, including Mycobacterium tuberculosis.): protein MDHETQTDTELVTETLVEEVSIDGMCGVY from the coding sequence GTGGACCACGAGACCCAGACTGACACCGAACTCGTCACCGAGACCCTGGTCGAAGAGGTGTCCATCGACGGGATGTGCGGCGTCTACTGA
- a CDS encoding TetR/AcrR family transcriptional regulator, whose amino-acid sequence MPVLNGEVITITEATTDPRPARSRARLLEAAAALLRSGGPGAVTVDAVTRTANVARATLYRHFSSGNELLAAAFGSLLPPAPMPPPEGSLRDRLFALVLAQAESVAEAPTMLTAMSWLALGPDLSGLPQPSGAHAADSAAITTLRERIAQQYAAPFDAIFNSPEAVAELGEVDRSRAIALLIGPLVLGRLSTLPDFDYRECAQAAVDGFLHVQRAHRRANAVTTESAGA is encoded by the coding sequence ATGCCGGTTCTAAACGGGGAGGTGATCACGATCACCGAGGCGACTACCGATCCTCGCCCGGCGCGGTCCAGGGCTCGCCTGCTCGAAGCCGCCGCCGCGTTACTGCGTTCTGGTGGGCCCGGCGCCGTGACCGTCGACGCGGTCACCCGCACCGCCAACGTAGCCCGGGCCACCCTGTATCGCCACTTCTCCAGCGGCAACGAACTGCTGGCGGCGGCGTTCGGCAGCTTGCTGCCGCCGGCTCCGATGCCGCCCCCCGAGGGCTCGCTGCGCGACCGGCTCTTCGCGCTGGTCCTGGCGCAGGCCGAGTCGGTGGCCGAGGCGCCGACGATGCTCACCGCGATGTCCTGGTTGGCGCTGGGGCCCGACCTGAGCGGCCTGCCGCAACCCAGCGGTGCCCACGCGGCGGACAGCGCAGCGATCACGACGCTGCGCGAGCGCATCGCCCAGCAATACGCCGCCCCGTTCGATGCCATATTCAACAGCCCCGAGGCCGTGGCCGAACTGGGCGAGGTGGACCGGTCGCGCGCAATCGCGCTGCTGATCGGCCCCCTCGTGCTGGGCCGGTTGTCCACCCTGCCCGACTTCGACTACCGGGAGTGCGCTCAGGCGGCCGTGGACGGTTTCCTGCACGTTCAGCGCGCGCATCGTAGGGCGAACGCGGTGACCACCGAATCGGCAGGTGCCTGA
- the mftB gene encoding mycofactocin biosynthesis chaperone MftB (MftB, a small protein, is a peptide chaperone that assists the radical SAM enzyme MftC in performing two modifications to the C-terminal Val-Tyr dipeptide of the mycofactocin precursor peptide, MftA. MftB's role is analogous to the role of PqqD in the biosynthesis of PQQ, a cofactor that derives entirely from a Tyr and a Glu in the precursor PqqA.) — MFDLDRPWRLHPQVAVRPEPFGALLYHFGTRKLSFLKDRTILAVVRSLADHPDARSACRAAGVETCRQAPYVQALGVLAESNMLVPREERQW, encoded by the coding sequence GTGTTCGACCTCGACCGCCCCTGGCGGTTGCATCCGCAGGTGGCCGTCCGCCCGGAGCCGTTCGGCGCGCTGCTCTACCACTTCGGCACGCGCAAGCTGTCCTTTCTGAAGGACCGCACGATCCTGGCGGTGGTGCGATCGCTGGCCGACCACCCCGACGCCCGGTCCGCCTGCCGCGCCGCGGGTGTCGAAACTTGCAGGCAGGCCCCGTACGTCCAGGCGCTCGGCGTGCTGGCCGAATCCAACATGCTGGTGCCCCGGGAGGAACGCCAATGGTAA
- the mftD gene encoding pre-mycofactocin synthase MftD (MftD, an enzyme found in the mycofactocin biosynthesis locus, performs an oxidative deamination of 3-amino-5-[(p-hydroxyphenyl)methyl]-4,4-dimethyl-2-pyrrolidinone (AHDP). The resulting compound, now called pre-mycofactocin (PMFT), is a biologically active redox cofactor that can oxidize the non-exchangeable NADH of TIGR03971 family SDR-type oxidoreductases.), translated as MAEWFETVAIAQQRAKRRLPKSVYSSLISASEKGITVSDNVEAFSELGFAPHVVGAPEKRDLSTTVMGQDIALPVIISPTGVQAVDPDGEVAVARAAAARGTAMGLSSFASKPIEEVIAANPKLFFQVYWLGGRDAIAERVERARRAGAVGLIVTTDWSFSHGRDWGSPSIPETMNLRTILRLSPEAIVRPRWLWKFGKTLHPPELRVPNQGRRGEPGPPFFAAYGEWMGTPPPTWDDIAWLRELWGGPFMLKGVMRVDDAKRAVDAGVSAISVSNHGGNNLDGTPASIRALPAIAAAVGDQIEVLLDGGVRRGSDVVKAVALGARAVMIGRAYLWGLAAAGQAGVENVLDILRGGIDSALMGLGHSSVHDLGPGDVLIPAGFTRALGVPADGPA; from the coding sequence ATGGCCGAGTGGTTCGAAACGGTCGCCATCGCGCAGCAACGCGCAAAACGCCGGCTACCCAAGTCCGTTTATTCGTCTCTGATTTCAGCAAGCGAAAAAGGAATAACGGTTTCAGACAACGTCGAGGCGTTCAGCGAGCTCGGTTTCGCGCCGCACGTCGTCGGCGCGCCGGAAAAGCGCGACCTCTCGACCACCGTGATGGGGCAGGACATCGCGCTGCCGGTGATCATCTCGCCGACGGGCGTCCAGGCGGTCGACCCGGACGGCGAGGTGGCGGTCGCGCGGGCCGCCGCGGCCCGCGGGACCGCGATGGGGCTCTCCTCGTTCGCCAGCAAGCCGATCGAGGAGGTCATCGCCGCCAACCCCAAGCTTTTCTTCCAGGTCTACTGGCTGGGGGGCCGCGACGCGATCGCCGAGCGGGTCGAGCGCGCGCGGCGGGCTGGCGCCGTCGGCCTGATCGTGACGACCGACTGGTCGTTCTCCCATGGCCGCGACTGGGGCAGCCCGAGCATCCCCGAGACGATGAACCTGCGGACCATCCTGCGCCTGTCTCCGGAGGCGATCGTGCGGCCACGGTGGCTGTGGAAGTTCGGCAAGACGCTGCACCCCCCGGAGCTGCGGGTGCCGAACCAGGGGCGCCGGGGCGAGCCCGGGCCGCCCTTCTTCGCCGCCTATGGCGAGTGGATGGGTACCCCGCCGCCCACCTGGGACGACATCGCCTGGCTGCGGGAGCTGTGGGGCGGGCCGTTCATGCTCAAGGGCGTGATGCGCGTCGACGACGCGAAAAGGGCTGTGGACGCTGGTGTTTCGGCGATCTCCGTGTCGAACCACGGCGGCAACAACCTGGACGGCACGCCGGCCTCGATCCGCGCGCTGCCCGCCATTGCTGCGGCGGTCGGTGACCAGATCGAGGTGCTGTTGGACGGCGGCGTCCGGCGCGGCAGCGACGTTGTCAAGGCCGTGGCCCTGGGCGCGCGGGCGGTGATGATCGGACGGGCGTACCTGTGGGGCCTGGCCGCGGCCGGACAGGCCGGCGTCGAGAACGTCCTCGACATCCTGCGCGGCGGCATCGACTCGGCGCTGATGGGCCTCGGTCACTCCAGCGTGCACGACCTCGGACCCGGCGACGTGCTGATCCCGGCCGGCTTCACGCGGGCTCTCGGGGTCCCCGCCGACGGCCCGGCCTAG
- the mftG gene encoding mycofactocin dehydrogenase MftG: protein MTTAAAHSDVLIVGAGSAGSVVAERLSADSGRTVTLLEAGPALADPALLAQTANGLQLPIGVGSPLVRRYPARLTDHPARELPLVRGATLGGSGAVNGGYFCRALPRDLDGLGLPGWSWADVLEHFRAIETDLDFDGPAHGRSGPILVRRTREMTGTTQRFIAAAERAGFGWIADLNDPDGQSVSGVGAVPLNIVDGVRIGSGAAYLIPALRRANLTLLAETRAVSVRFDGTTAVGVDAVGPDGPLTRTADRIVLCSGAIESAKLLMLSGVGEEAVLREAGIPVLAPLPVGSSFIDHPEWVLPTDWAVAPGRPVLEAVLDTGDGIEIRPYTGGFVTMIGDGTAGHPDWPHIGVALMRPRARGRLTLISRDPAVPPLIEHRYDSEPDDVAALRRGAELARELAPVTSEIGPTSWSTSQHLCGTAPMGSDDDPRAVVDQRCRVRGIENLWVIDGSVLPAIPGRGPHATIVMLGHRAAGFVA, encoded by the coding sequence TTGACCACCGCCGCCGCGCACAGTGATGTGCTGATCGTCGGCGCCGGCAGTGCCGGATCGGTTGTTGCCGAGCGCCTTTCCGCCGACTCCGGTCGTACCGTCACCCTCCTTGAGGCCGGCCCCGCACTCGCAGACCCCGCGTTACTGGCGCAGACCGCCAACGGCCTGCAATTGCCCATAGGCGTCGGCAGCCCGCTGGTCCGGCGTTACCCGGCCCGGCTCACCGATCACCCGGCTCGCGAGCTGCCGCTGGTGCGGGGCGCGACGCTGGGCGGTTCGGGCGCGGTCAACGGCGGCTACTTCTGCCGGGCGTTGCCGCGCGATTTAGACGGCCTCGGGCTGCCGGGCTGGTCCTGGGCGGACGTGCTCGAACACTTTCGCGCCATCGAGACTGACCTCGACTTCGACGGTCCCGCCCACGGCAGAAGCGGTCCGATCCTGGTTCGCCGGACTCGCGAAATGACCGGCACCACCCAGCGATTCATCGCCGCCGCCGAGCGCGCCGGTTTCGGATGGATCGCTGACCTCAATGACCCTGACGGACAATCTGTTTCGGGCGTCGGGGCCGTTCCGCTCAACATCGTCGACGGTGTGCGTATCGGATCCGGAGCCGCCTACCTGATTCCTGCGTTGCGGCGTGCGAATCTGACGCTGCTGGCCGAGACCCGGGCGGTAAGCGTGCGGTTTGACGGAACTACCGCGGTCGGAGTCGACGCCGTCGGCCCGGATGGCCCGTTGACCCGCACCGCGGATCGAATCGTGTTGTGTTCCGGCGCAATCGAGTCGGCGAAGCTGTTGATGCTGTCCGGTGTCGGAGAGGAGGCCGTGCTGCGAGAGGCCGGGATTCCGGTCCTGGCGCCGCTGCCGGTAGGCTCATCCTTCATCGATCATCCCGAATGGGTGCTGCCCACCGATTGGGCCGTCGCGCCCGGGCGGCCCGTCCTCGAAGCGGTGCTCGACACCGGTGATGGCATCGAAATCAGGCCCTACACCGGCGGATTCGTAACGATGATCGGCGACGGCACGGCTGGGCATCCCGACTGGCCGCACATCGGTGTCGCGCTCATGCGGCCGCGGGCGCGCGGACGCCTGACGTTGATCTCGCGGGATCCCGCCGTGCCACCGCTCATCGAGCACCGCTACGACAGCGAACCCGACGACGTTGCAGCGCTGCGCCGAGGCGCCGAATTGGCCCGCGAATTGGCGCCCGTCACAAGCGAAATCGGCCCGACGTCTTGGTCGACCTCCCAACACCTATGCGGCACAGCGCCGATGGGATCGGACGATGACCCACGTGCGGTCGTCGATCAGCGGTGCCGCGTACGCGGGATCGAGAACCTCTGGGTGATCGACGGCTCGGTGCTGCCCGCAATTCCCGGGCGCGGACCGCACGCCACCATCGTGATGCTCGGGCACCGGGCCGCGGGATTCGTCGCGTGA
- the mftE gene encoding mycofactocin biosynthesis peptidyl-dipeptidase MftE, with protein sequence MNSSYHHRVPVLGELATATSSQLSSISPSIMVPVGSTEQHGPHLPLDTDTRIATAVARAAAAGLEYEWLVAPAIAYGASGEHQSFAGTISIGTDALTTLLVEYGRSAACWARRLVFVNGHGGNLGALTAAVHQLRAEGRDAGWVPCIAAGGDAHAGHTETSVLLHISPAEVLTDRWLAGNREPLADLLPSMRRGGVAAVSPVGVLGDPTTATAAEGRRIFGEMVDDCVRRVARWRPAPDGTLT encoded by the coding sequence GTGAATTCGTCCTACCATCACCGAGTGCCCGTACTCGGCGAATTAGCGACTGCCACGTCGAGCCAGCTATCGAGCATCTCGCCGTCGATAATGGTCCCGGTTGGGTCGACCGAACAGCATGGTCCCCACCTGCCCCTGGACACCGACACCCGGATCGCCACCGCGGTCGCTCGCGCGGCGGCCGCCGGCCTGGAGTACGAGTGGCTGGTGGCGCCGGCGATCGCCTATGGCGCCAGCGGCGAGCACCAGAGCTTCGCCGGAACGATCTCGATCGGCACCGACGCCCTGACCACACTGCTGGTGGAATACGGCAGGTCGGCGGCCTGTTGGGCGCGACGCCTGGTCTTCGTCAACGGCCACGGGGGCAACCTCGGCGCCCTCACCGCCGCCGTGCACCAGCTGCGCGCCGAGGGCCGTGACGCCGGCTGGGTCCCCTGCATTGCGGCCGGCGGCGACGCCCACGCCGGCCATACTGAAACATCGGTGTTGCTGCATATCTCGCCGGCCGAGGTGCTGACCGACCGTTGGCTGGCCGGCAACCGAGAGCCGCTGGCCGACTTGCTGCCGTCGATGCGTCGTGGCGGAGTCGCGGCAGTCAGCCCCGTGGGCGTGCTGGGCGACCCGACCACCGCGACCGCCGCCGAGGGCCGGCGCATCTTCGGGGAAATGGTGGACGACTGTGTCCGTCGGGTCGCCCGCTGGCGGCCCGCGCCGGACGGAACGCTGACATGA
- the mftC gene encoding mycofactocin radical SAM maturase (MftC is a radical SAM/SPASM enzyme that catalyzes the first two steps in biosynthesis of the electron carrier mycofactocin from the terminal Val-Tyr dipeptide of the precursor peptide MftA.), whose amino-acid sequence MVRLIEQFERGLDAPICLTWELTYACNLACVHCLSSSGKRDPRELSTRQCMDIIDELERMQVFYVNIGGGEPTVRPDFWELVDYATAHRVGVKFSTNGVRITPEVAARLAASDYVDIQISLDGATAEVNDAVRGVGSYAMAVRALENLADAGFAQNGGAKISVVVTRHNVDQLDEFAALASRYGATLRITRLRPSGRGADVWDDLHPTAEQQVRLYDWLVAKGERVLTGDSFFHLAPLGQSGALAGLNMCGAGRVVCLIDPVGDVYACPFAIHDRFLAGNILSDGGFDNVWKNAPLFRELREPQSAGACGSCGHYDACRGGCMAAKFFTGLPMDGPDPECVQGHSAPALAGARETPRPRADHSRKARGPVALTLSSRPPARLCNESPV is encoded by the coding sequence ATGGTAAGGCTCATCGAGCAGTTCGAGCGGGGGCTGGACGCCCCGATCTGCCTGACCTGGGAGCTGACGTACGCGTGCAATCTTGCGTGCGTGCACTGCCTTTCGTCGTCGGGCAAGCGCGACCCGCGCGAGCTGTCCACCCGGCAGTGCATGGACATCATCGACGAGCTGGAACGCATGCAGGTGTTCTACGTCAACATCGGCGGCGGCGAGCCCACCGTCCGCCCGGACTTCTGGGAGCTCGTCGACTACGCCACCGCGCACCGCGTCGGCGTCAAGTTCTCGACGAACGGCGTCCGGATAACCCCCGAAGTCGCCGCACGGCTGGCCGCCAGCGATTACGTGGACATCCAGATCTCCCTCGACGGGGCGACCGCCGAGGTCAACGACGCCGTCCGCGGCGTCGGGTCGTACGCCATGGCGGTCCGCGCGCTGGAAAATTTGGCTGATGCGGGCTTCGCCCAGAACGGCGGCGCCAAGATCTCGGTCGTGGTCACCCGCCACAACGTCGACCAGCTCGACGAGTTCGCCGCGCTGGCGAGCCGCTACGGCGCCACGCTGCGGATCACCCGGCTACGCCCCTCGGGCCGCGGCGCCGACGTCTGGGACGACCTGCACCCCACCGCCGAGCAGCAGGTCCGGCTCTACGACTGGCTGGTCGCCAAGGGGGAGCGAGTGCTCACCGGTGACTCCTTCTTCCACCTGGCGCCCCTGGGGCAGTCGGGAGCCCTGGCCGGGCTGAACATGTGCGGAGCCGGGCGGGTGGTCTGCCTGATCGACCCGGTGGGTGACGTGTACGCCTGCCCGTTCGCCATCCACGACCGTTTCCTGGCGGGAAACATCCTGTCGGACGGGGGCTTTGACAACGTCTGGAAGAACGCGCCATTGTTCCGGGAGCTGCGCGAGCCGCAGTCCGCGGGCGCCTGCGGCAGCTGCGGGCACTACGACGCCTGCCGCGGCGGCTGTATGGCGGCCAAGTTCTTCACCGGCCTGCCGATGGACGGCCCCGATCCCGAATGCGTCCAGGGCCACAGCGCGCCGGCGCTGGCGGGCGCCCGCGAAACACCACGGCCTCGCGCCGACCATTCGCGGAAGGCGCGCGGACCGGTGGCCCTGACACTTTCCTCGCGGCCGCCGGCGCGCCTGTGCAACGAAAGCCCCGTGTAA
- the mftF gene encoding mycofactocin biosynthesis glycosyltransferase MftF (Members of this protein family, MftF, are glycosyltransferases, members of PF00535 (glycosyl transferase family 2). The encoding gene is found as part of the mycofactocin cassette, in Mycobacterium tuberculosis, many other Actinobacteria, and occasional members of other lineages. Mycofactocin itself, a putative redox carrier, is a heavily modified derivative of the C-terminal Val-Tyr dipeptide of the mycofactocin precursor MftA (TIGR03969).), producing the protein MSQSRLPDGFAVQVDRRVRVLGDGSALLGGSPTRLLKLAPAAQDMLSNGRLKVRDDVSAQLARTLLDATVAHPRPAGGPSHRDVTVVIPVRDNLSGVRRLVSSLRGLRVIVVDDGSFTPVTAEDFVGAHCDVEVVRHPRSRGPATARNTGLAACTTDFVAFLDSDVAPRRGWLEALLGHFCDPSVALVAPRIVGLAHSENVVARYEAVHSSLDLGEREAPVLPHSTVSYVPSAAIICRCSAIRGIGGFDETMQSGEDVDLCWRLIEAGSRLRYEPIALVAHDHRTELRDWLARKAFYGGSAAPLSVRHPDKTAPVVISGWALTAWILMALGTTLSQLASVVVAVLTGHRVARAMSGADTSLWDVLVVATRGLWSAALQLASALCRHYWPLALLAATLSRHFRRVVLVAAVMDGVVDWLRRRDAVGDECQPIGLLTYLVLKRVDDLAYGLGLWWGVVRERNLRALKPQIRT; encoded by the coding sequence ATGAGTCAATCCCGGTTGCCGGACGGATTCGCCGTCCAGGTCGATCGCCGCGTGCGCGTCCTGGGCGACGGCTCTGCCCTGCTCGGCGGGTCGCCGACCCGGCTGCTGAAGCTGGCGCCCGCCGCCCAGGACATGCTGTCCAACGGCAGGCTGAAGGTTCGCGACGACGTCAGCGCCCAGCTGGCCCGCACGCTGCTGGACGCCACGGTCGCCCATCCCCGCCCCGCGGGTGGCCCGTCGCACCGTGACGTCACTGTGGTTATCCCGGTGCGCGACAACCTTTCCGGAGTGCGCCGGCTGGTGAGCTCGCTGCGCGGCCTGCGCGTCATCGTGGTCGACGACGGGTCGTTCACCCCCGTCACCGCGGAGGACTTCGTCGGCGCGCACTGCGACGTCGAAGTCGTGCGCCATCCCCGCAGCCGGGGGCCGGCCACCGCGCGCAACACCGGGCTGGCCGCCTGCACGACCGACTTCGTCGCGTTCCTCGATTCCGACGTCGCGCCGCGCCGAGGCTGGCTGGAGGCCCTGCTCGGCCATTTCTGCGACCCGTCCGTCGCCCTCGTGGCGCCGCGGATCGTGGGGCTGGCGCACAGCGAAAACGTGGTGGCGCGCTACGAGGCGGTGCACTCGTCGCTTGACCTCGGGGAGCGCGAGGCGCCGGTCCTGCCACACAGCACTGTTTCCTATGTTCCCAGCGCGGCCATCATCTGTCGCTGCTCGGCCATCCGCGGCATCGGGGGCTTCGACGAGACCATGCAGTCCGGCGAGGACGTCGACCTGTGCTGGCGGCTCATCGAGGCCGGTTCACGGCTGCGCTATGAGCCGATCGCGCTGGTGGCTCACGATCACCGCACCGAACTGCGGGATTGGCTGGCCCGCAAGGCGTTCTACGGCGGCTCGGCGGCCCCGCTGTCGGTGCGGCATCCCGACAAGACCGCTCCGGTGGTCATCTCCGGGTGGGCGTTGACGGCCTGGATCCTGATGGCGCTCGGAACGACGCTTTCCCAGCTGGCGTCGGTGGTCGTCGCCGTGCTGACCGGGCACCGCGTGGCGAGGGCCATGAGTGGCGCCGACACCTCGCTCTGGGACGTTCTCGTGGTCGCCACCCGCGGCCTGTGGTCGGCGGCGCTGCAGCTGGCGTCGGCCCTGTGCCGGCACTACTGGCCGCTGGCGCTGTTGGCAGCGACGTTGTCGCGTCACTTCAGACGGGTCGTGCTGGTTGCCGCCGTTATGGACGGCGTGGTCGATTGGCTTCGCCGCCGGGACGCCGTCGGTGACGAGTGTCAGCCGATCGGGCTACTGACCTACCTCGTGCTCAAGCGCGTCGATGACCTGGCCTACGGCCTGGGACTGTGGTGGGGCGTGGTGCGCGAACGCAACCTCCGCGCGCTCAAACCGCAGATACGGACCTAG